Proteins encoded in a region of the Streptomyces akebiae genome:
- a CDS encoding SDR family NAD(P)-dependent oxidoreductase, whose amino-acid sequence MISDGYLTELFSLDDRVAVVTGGSSGIGKAITTALARAGASVVLVARKEAELAATAEELTAAGCRAAWVSGDLGTRAGVRAAAEQAVEAFGEPDILVNSAGINLRPPLSDLGEDVWDTTMAVNLDAPFLLGQRFGPGMAERGYGRIIHITSQQAHRAFVRSGAYGVSKGALEALARSQAEEWSPHGVTCNTLVPGFVPTPLNTRLSSDPEQVAALAARTLTGRNGLADDFAGAAVFLAGRSAGYITGQAIFVDGGFSVH is encoded by the coding sequence ATGATCTCCGACGGCTATCTCACCGAACTGTTCTCGCTCGACGACCGCGTCGCCGTGGTGACGGGCGGCAGCTCCGGCATCGGCAAGGCCATCACCACGGCTCTCGCCCGGGCCGGGGCGAGCGTGGTGCTCGTCGCGCGCAAGGAGGCGGAACTGGCGGCCACGGCCGAAGAGTTGACCGCGGCCGGCTGCCGGGCGGCTTGGGTGAGCGGCGACCTGGGCACCCGAGCCGGCGTGCGCGCGGCTGCTGAGCAGGCCGTCGAGGCGTTCGGCGAACCCGACATCCTCGTCAACAGCGCCGGCATCAACCTGCGTCCCCCACTGAGCGACCTGGGAGAGGACGTATGGGACACCACCATGGCCGTGAACCTGGACGCACCCTTCCTGCTGGGCCAGCGCTTCGGACCCGGCATGGCCGAGCGGGGCTACGGGCGCATCATCCACATCACCTCCCAGCAGGCACACCGGGCGTTCGTCCGCAGCGGCGCCTACGGCGTCTCCAAAGGCGCTCTGGAGGCGCTGGCCCGCTCGCAGGCCGAGGAGTGGTCGCCCCACGGCGTCACCTGCAACACCCTCGTGCCCGGTTTCGTCCCGACCCCGCTCAACACCCGGCTGTCGTCCGACCCGGAGCAGGTGGCAGCGCTCGCCGCCCGCACCCTGACCGGCCGCAACGGTCTGGCCGACGACTTCGCCGGAGCCGCGGTGTTCCTGGCCGGACGCTCAGCCGGCTACATCACCGGGCAGGCGATCTTCGTCGACGGCGGCTTCTCCGTCCACTAG